A window from Paenibacillus polymyxa M1 encodes these proteins:
- a CDS encoding 30S ribosomal protein S1: MPQLAARLGIDNMEEYEGLNNEEVAWSKLRDAKNRKRVLFARAVGLEDVAFGSLSMPCLKLNFEGIFGYLPQNKIDNYEFKGLHNFLGKTFEFVVEELITEESNKTGTFVANRIEALRILANRFWNKAQTDRIYEAFIRGIDPYNLYLLVEGVAVRMHRTEVDYSLYEDLREIFNIGDSIEVKITTLEKPEEGISDGFLEVSARILNKDPWDNIINYKEKSFYLGKLTRIRPDLGFFIELEPGLSVLCNVPPGAHGKKFKKGDELEVKISTIDKEERRIRGLIILPRNRIGASSKNFRNSVLRRGASRG; the protein is encoded by the coding sequence GTGCCTCAATTGGCAGCAAGACTAGGAATTGATAATATGGAAGAATATGAAGGATTAAACAATGAGGAAGTAGCTTGGTCAAAACTTCGAGATGCAAAAAATCGCAAGCGTGTCTTATTCGCTCGAGCCGTTGGTTTAGAAGATGTAGCTTTCGGTAGTCTCTCGATGCCATGTCTAAAACTGAACTTTGAAGGTATTTTTGGTTATCTCCCTCAAAACAAAATCGATAATTATGAATTCAAAGGTTTACACAATTTTTTAGGTAAAACCTTTGAATTTGTAGTTGAAGAACTTATCACGGAAGAAAGTAATAAGACAGGGACGTTTGTTGCAAATAGAATTGAAGCACTGAGAATTCTGGCTAATCGATTCTGGAATAAGGCCCAAACTGACCGAATTTACGAGGCATTTATACGTGGTATTGACCCTTATAACTTATACCTACTTGTTGAGGGCGTTGCTGTTAGAATGCATCGTACAGAAGTAGATTACAGCCTTTATGAGGATCTAAGAGAGATTTTTAACATTGGGGATAGCATCGAGGTTAAGATTACAACGCTTGAGAAACCTGAAGAAGGTATTTCTGATGGATTTTTGGAGGTAAGTGCACGAATTCTTAATAAAGACCCATGGGATAATATCATCAATTATAAAGAAAAAAGTTTCTATTTGGGGAAATTGACTAGGATTCGCCCTGATCTGGGCTTTTTTATCGAGTTGGAGCCAGGACTCTCAGTTTTATGTAATGTTCCACCTGGAGCACATGGAAAGAAGTTTAAAAAGGGCGATGAGCTTGAAGTCAAAATTAGCACCATTGATAAAGAAGAACGTCGAATCCGTGGTTTAATAATACTTCCTCGAAATAGAATTGGGGCATCTAGTAAGAACTTTAGAAATAGTGTTTTACGTCGGGGAGCTAGTAGAGGTTAA
- a CDS encoding replication-relaxation family protein, whose product MSQELLKFEDEFTGGTLESAERSTSLILTPPMAKENPYIDSLCPNDIMDYLLPNGELFGLFSDPYATMFYHKPAEGIRNGRFWLEERIEDGTFTEREIRLLDFLSNVRIATRSQIRRAVFKESDEDRVVVDFLKKCRRTGVLCAFSWVTPLKDQRKKPLVYALTRVGADAAEIILKRKFTDDFWFQPIEIPAGRGPEMTPLFQDLVSAEIHCELTRIDRLISWQRNPLVRLKNGQIHHPTSTFQVIKDAGEMRTFWVETVRIGKDWVSKVKNRFQKTQNAIQYVNEFQKPARVIVVADGDSRIPYLAELAREFMPSVEVRFTTDERLLQGLGKQTFVIWDNTGKCLKAQSIGFLQPNSEGMTASEYLASQMMVPDDDEFEE is encoded by the coding sequence GTGTCTCAAGAGCTTCTTAAGTTTGAAGATGAATTTACAGGTGGTACATTAGAATCAGCGGAGAGATCTACATCGCTGATTCTAACGCCACCCATGGCAAAAGAAAATCCATATATAGATTCGTTATGCCCCAACGACATTATGGATTACTTGTTGCCTAACGGTGAGTTGTTTGGATTATTTTCAGACCCATATGCTACCATGTTTTATCACAAACCGGCAGAGGGAATACGTAATGGCCGGTTCTGGCTTGAGGAGAGGATTGAAGACGGAACATTCACCGAACGTGAGATTCGATTGCTTGATTTTCTTTCGAACGTTCGTATAGCGACACGAAGCCAAATCCGGAGAGCCGTATTCAAGGAGTCTGACGAAGACAGAGTGGTTGTAGATTTTTTGAAGAAGTGTCGACGAACAGGTGTGCTTTGTGCTTTCAGTTGGGTAACACCTTTGAAAGATCAAAGGAAAAAACCTCTTGTATATGCTTTAACACGAGTTGGTGCAGATGCTGCTGAAATCATTCTTAAACGTAAATTTACAGACGATTTTTGGTTTCAACCAATCGAGATACCTGCTGGTCGTGGACCGGAAATGACACCACTTTTTCAGGATCTGGTCTCGGCCGAAATTCACTGTGAATTAACTCGAATTGATCGTCTTATTTCATGGCAGCGAAATCCGTTAGTTCGATTGAAGAATGGCCAGATCCACCATCCCACATCAACATTTCAAGTTATAAAAGACGCTGGGGAGATGCGTACTTTCTGGGTTGAAACTGTTCGAATAGGTAAAGACTGGGTAAGCAAAGTCAAAAACCGATTCCAAAAAACCCAAAATGCAATACAATATGTTAATGAATTTCAAAAGCCAGCTCGTGTTATTGTAGTTGCTGATGGGGATTCTAGAATACCGTATTTGGCCGAATTAGCTCGAGAGTTTATGCCGAGTGTGGAAGTTCGATTTACTACTGACGAGCGGCTGCTCCAAGGACTTGGTAAGCAGACCTTTGTAATATGGGATAATACTGGAAAGTGTCTTAAAGCACAATCTATAGGGTTTCTCCAGCCTAATTCTGAAGGTATGACTGCATCAGAATATCTAGCCTCACAAATGATGGTGCCTGATGACGATGAATTTGAAGAGTAA
- a CDS encoding DUF3854 domain-containing protein, which produces MKFISEETIELVKSISVYEVADNLGLHIKQVGTYWNVECPNPDHCEKEPQTYISMSTGYFKCYSGGGCGADGFAIQFFSWHQFGRYSPKEDFIRSVVGIARLMGIPVKYSDGSISQDTTRPAYIPKEKPNIVEIPAASPDICDQTYRRFLDLCPVFDEHLEEWLGPKRQYTKEQVEVIGLRSVPKTIDQAREIVDTLISEGYQIERVPGFTQYLRKDGNLENDQDWYWLIVGMGKYYIPIRDDMGRIIRLRIRTNFEDKKKYIWFSSAPMNKGKIIRRGGAGAGAHVNVIVPSKLMALWKPGTEITNIINVKKVLIIEGEHKGYIVSELLNMLVISIPGVGNFRDVIPLLKKWGIQEVAIAYDVDAFFDEKKKTGKNENVYKQLVRFGKALISEENIHSELWVWNPDDGKGLDDLILSKKLPTIKNLRTKERF; this is translated from the coding sequence ATGAAGTTTATATCTGAAGAAACAATTGAACTTGTCAAAAGTATATCTGTGTATGAGGTTGCTGATAATCTAGGGCTTCATATAAAGCAAGTTGGTACTTACTGGAACGTTGAATGTCCCAATCCAGACCACTGTGAAAAAGAACCCCAAACATATATCAGCATGAGCACTGGATACTTTAAATGTTATAGCGGTGGTGGATGTGGAGCAGACGGCTTTGCTATTCAATTTTTCAGTTGGCACCAATTTGGCAGATATAGTCCGAAAGAAGATTTTATTCGGTCTGTTGTTGGCATCGCTAGGCTTATGGGCATACCTGTGAAATATAGCGATGGTTCAATATCGCAAGACACTACTCGTCCTGCTTACATTCCAAAAGAAAAACCTAATATTGTTGAAATTCCTGCTGCTTCTCCAGATATATGTGACCAAACATATCGGCGTTTTTTAGACTTATGTCCGGTATTTGACGAACACTTGGAAGAATGGCTTGGGCCGAAACGCCAGTATACAAAAGAGCAGGTCGAAGTAATAGGTTTACGGTCAGTACCCAAGACCATCGATCAAGCGAGGGAAATTGTGGATACCTTAATTTCTGAAGGGTATCAAATTGAAAGAGTACCGGGTTTCACACAGTATCTTCGAAAAGATGGGAACCTGGAAAATGACCAGGATTGGTACTGGTTAATTGTTGGAATGGGGAAATATTACATCCCAATTCGTGATGATATGGGGAGAATTATTCGGTTGAGAATAAGAACCAATTTTGAAGATAAGAAGAAGTATATTTGGTTCTCTTCTGCTCCCATGAATAAAGGAAAAATTATAAGAAGAGGAGGAGCTGGAGCGGGTGCCCATGTCAATGTTATTGTTCCTTCAAAGCTAATGGCCTTATGGAAGCCAGGAACGGAAATCACTAACATTATAAATGTGAAAAAGGTTCTTATTATTGAAGGGGAACATAAGGGATATATTGTTTCAGAGCTTCTAAACATGCTTGTTATTTCGATTCCTGGTGTTGGAAACTTTCGCGACGTTATACCACTCCTAAAAAAATGGGGAATACAAGAGGTAGCCATTGCTTATGATGTTGATGCTTTCTTTGATGAGAAGAAAAAAACCGGTAAGAATGAAAATGTTTATAAGCAACTCGTTCGTTTTGGCAAAGCCCTCATCAGTGAAGAAAACATTCATTCTGAATTATGGGTTTGGAACCCCGATGACGGAAAGGGATTAGATGATTTAATTTTAAGTAAAAAATTACCAACTATAAAAAATCTTAGAACTAAAGAACGTTTTTAG
- the ssb gene encoding single-stranded DNA-binding protein, whose product MLNRVILIGRLTKDPELRYTPSGIAVAQFTLAVDRPFANQGGEKEADFIPIVTWRQLAENCANYLRKGRMTAIEGKIQVRNYENNEGKRVYVTEIVADNVRFLESSKREGRNENISSNRNSQSNRNYDPFPDDGKPIDISDDDLPF is encoded by the coding sequence ATGTTAAATCGCGTAATTTTGATAGGGAGACTTACAAAAGATCCAGAATTACGCTATACCCCATCTGGGATAGCAGTAGCTCAGTTCACACTTGCAGTTGACCGCCCGTTTGCTAACCAGGGAGGCGAAAAAGAGGCTGATTTTATTCCGATTGTTACTTGGAGGCAATTAGCTGAGAACTGTGCTAATTATCTTCGCAAAGGTCGAATGACTGCTATTGAAGGAAAAATTCAAGTACGCAACTACGAAAATAACGAAGGAAAACGTGTTTATGTGACAGAGATAGTTGCCGACAATGTTCGTTTTCTAGAGTCCTCTAAACGGGAAGGAAGAAACGAAAACATATCAAGTAATAGAAATTCTCAATCAAACCGAAATTACGATCCTTTTCCCGATGATGGTAAGCCAATAGACATCTCAGATGACGACTTGCCATTCTAA